A single genomic interval of Oryza sativa Japonica Group chromosome 7, ASM3414082v1 harbors:
- the LOC107277733 gene encoding RING-H2 finger protein ATL70 encodes MSAGSPSPGGGDGGGGGGSIFGSGGIGGFGYGVGASVGVLLVVSTVALAIYFCSRTSMPVAAAAAGRPPSPPRPRDDGDVETGTGIDDATLEAFPEVVYGEARKARGGAAATQTCCPVCLENYGDGDVLRALPDCGHLFHRECVDPWLRQRPTCPVCRTSPLPSPMPTPLAEVTPLALVRPS; translated from the coding sequence ATGAGCGCGGGGAGCCCATCGCcgggtggcggcgatggcggcggcggcggcgggagtatATTTGGGTCGGGTGGCATCGGCGGGTTCGGCTACGGCGTCGGCGCCTCCGTCGGCGTGCTCCTCGTCGTCTCCACCGTCGCGCTCGCCATCTACTTCTGCAGCCGCACGTCCatgccggtggccgccgccgccgccggccgcccgccatctccgcctcgaccacgcgacgacggcgacgtcgagaCCGGCACCGGCATCGACGACGCGACGCTGGAGGCGTTCCCGGAGGTGGTCTACGGCGAGGCGAGGAaggctcgcggcggcgcggcggcgacgcagacGTGCTGCCCCGTGTGCCTGGAGAactacggcgacggcgacgtgctCCGCGCGCTGCCGGACTGCGGCCACCTGTTCCACCGCGAGTGCGTGGACCCGTGGCTCCGGCAGCGGCCGACGTGCCCCGTCTGCCGGAcgtcgccgctgccgagccCCATGCCGACGCCGCTCGCCGAGGTGACGCCGCTGGCTCTCGTCAGGCCGTCGTGA